A genome region from Camelina sativa cultivar DH55 chromosome 10, Cs, whole genome shotgun sequence includes the following:
- the LOC104718380 gene encoding uncharacterized protein LOC104718380, producing the protein MLQRPSSQILRTQGLKKVVESRQLEYACEDFVKDQPERLEKIGKRQEEKLNADCDKLHEARMKQMRSCKTVQEWELVRKRSLKEMLSKMDEKYSKDVERFMQTVAYEREWRREAFPKELEDRLQLVLDSLKDLINSTNDLVQV; encoded by the exons ATGCTGCAGAGACCTTCTTCCCAAATACTTAGGACTCA GGGTTTAAAAAAAGTGGTGGAGTCGAGGCAATTGGAATACGCATGCGAAGATTTCGTGAAAGACCAACCTGAGCGTTTGGAGAAGATTGGGAAACGCCAAGAGGAGAAGCTTAATGCGGATTGTGACAAGCTACATGAGGCGCGGATGAAACAAATGAGAAGCTGCAAGACGGTGCAGGAGTGGGAGTTAGTCCGGAAGAGAAGTTTAAAGGAGATGTTGTCCAAAATGGATGAGAAATATTCAAAGGACGTCGAGCGTTTTATGCAAACTGTTGCATACGAAAGGGAGTGGAGAAGAGAAGCTTTTCCTAAAGAATTAGAGGATCGGCTGCAACTCGTCCTTGACAGCCTCAAAGATTTGATCA
- the LOC104718381 gene encoding pectin acetylesterase 7-like isoform X1, producing MGRLKQCWSSLLVLAVVVIGAGAVPITYLQSAVAKGAVCLDGSAPAYHFDKGFGSGVNNWIVHMEGGGWCTDVASCIERKGTMKGSSKFMNKDFGFSGILGGKQSTNPDFYNWNRIKVRYCDGSSFTGNVAAVNPANKLFFRGARVWRAVVDDLMAKGMKNAQNAILSGCSAGALAAILHCDTFRAILPRTARVKCVSDAGYFIHGKDISGGSYIQSYYSKVVALHGSAKSLPISCTSKMKPELCFFPQYVVPFMRTPLFVINAAFDSWQIKNVLAPTAVDKSKEWKNCKLDLKKCSAAQLKTVQGFRDQMMRALSPVHSTPSRGLFLDSCHAHCQGGSAASWSGVKGPQVANTRIAKAVGNWFYGRSAFQKIDCPSPTCNPTCPAISTED from the exons ATGGGAAGGCTTAAGCAATGTTGGTCAAGTCTGCTAGTGTTGGCAGTGGTGGTGATCGGAGCCGGAGCTGTTCCCATTACTTATCTCCAGAGCGCCGTCGCTAAAGGAGCCG TGTGTTTGGATGGGAGTGCACCAGCTTACCATTTCGACAAAGGTTTTGGTTCAGGGGTTAACAATTGGATCGTCCATATGGAG GGAGGAGGATGGTGTACCGATGTTGCCTCATGTATTGAGCGTAAGGGTACAATGAAGGGTTCGTCCAAATTCATGAACAAAGACTTTGGTTTCTCCGGTATCTTGGGTGGCAAGCAAAGCACTAACCCAG ATTTTTACAACTGGAATAGAATCAAAGTACGATATTGCGATGGATCATCCTTTACCGGCAATGTAGCAGCCGTTAATCCG GCAAACAAGCTGTTCTTCCGTGGTGCACGAGTTTGGCGTGCAGTGGTTGATGATCTTATGGCTAAAGGAATGAAAAACGCTCAAAAC GCAATACTCTCCGGTTGTTCAGCGGGAGCATTAGCCGCGATTCTACACTGTGACACTTTCCGTGCCATACTTCCCCGAACAGCTAGAGTCAAATGTGTTTCAGACGCTGGTTACTTCATCCACGG TAAAGATATCTCAGGAGGATCATACATCCAATCGTATTACAGTAAAGTCGTCGCGCTCCAT GGATCTGCAAAGAGTCTTCCTATTTCTTGCacatcaaaaatgaaaccaGAACTC TGTTTCTTCCCGCAATACGTCGTTCCTTTCATGCGAACACCGCTCTTTGTCATTAACGCCGCCTTTGATTCCTGGCAG atcAAGAACGTTTTGGCTCCAACTGCTGTTGATAAGAGCAAAGAGTGGAAAAATTGTAAGCTTGATCTCAAGAAATGTAGTGCCGCTCAGCTCAAAACCGTCCAAG GGTTTAGAGACCAGATGATGCGTGCATTGTCACCGGTTCACAGCACACCATCGAGAGGATTGTTCTTGGACTCGTGTCACGCTCATTGCCAAGGCGGAAGTGCCGCTTCTTGGTCCGGTGTCAAAGGTCCCCAAGTCGCTAACACG AGAATTGCAAAAGCAGTAGGAAACTGGTTTTATGGTAGGAGTGCATTCCAGAAGATAGACTGTCCATCGCCGACTTGTAATCCCACTTGTCCTGCAATCTCTACTGAAGACTAG
- the LOC104718381 gene encoding pectin acetylesterase 7-like isoform X2 has product MGRLKQCWSSLLVLAVVVIGAGAVPITYLQSAVAKGAVCLDGSAPAYHFDKGFGSGVNNWIVHMEGGGWCTDVASCIERKGTMKGSSKFMNKDFGFSGILGGKQSTNPDFYNWNRIKVRYCDGSSFTGNVAAVNPANKLFFRGARVWRAVVDDLMAKGMKNAQNAILSGCSAGALAAILHCDTFRAILPRTARVKCVSDAGYFIHGKDISGGSYIQSYYSKVVALHGSAKSLPISCTSKMKPELCFFPQYVVPFMRTPLFVINAAFDSWQIKNVLAPTAVDKSKEWKNCKLDLKKCSAAQLKTVQGFRDQMMRALSPVHSTPSRGLFLDSCHAHCQGGSAASWSGVKGPQVANTRIAKAVGNWFYGRSAFQKIDCPSPT; this is encoded by the exons ATGGGAAGGCTTAAGCAATGTTGGTCAAGTCTGCTAGTGTTGGCAGTGGTGGTGATCGGAGCCGGAGCTGTTCCCATTACTTATCTCCAGAGCGCCGTCGCTAAAGGAGCCG TGTGTTTGGATGGGAGTGCACCAGCTTACCATTTCGACAAAGGTTTTGGTTCAGGGGTTAACAATTGGATCGTCCATATGGAG GGAGGAGGATGGTGTACCGATGTTGCCTCATGTATTGAGCGTAAGGGTACAATGAAGGGTTCGTCCAAATTCATGAACAAAGACTTTGGTTTCTCCGGTATCTTGGGTGGCAAGCAAAGCACTAACCCAG ATTTTTACAACTGGAATAGAATCAAAGTACGATATTGCGATGGATCATCCTTTACCGGCAATGTAGCAGCCGTTAATCCG GCAAACAAGCTGTTCTTCCGTGGTGCACGAGTTTGGCGTGCAGTGGTTGATGATCTTATGGCTAAAGGAATGAAAAACGCTCAAAAC GCAATACTCTCCGGTTGTTCAGCGGGAGCATTAGCCGCGATTCTACACTGTGACACTTTCCGTGCCATACTTCCCCGAACAGCTAGAGTCAAATGTGTTTCAGACGCTGGTTACTTCATCCACGG TAAAGATATCTCAGGAGGATCATACATCCAATCGTATTACAGTAAAGTCGTCGCGCTCCAT GGATCTGCAAAGAGTCTTCCTATTTCTTGCacatcaaaaatgaaaccaGAACTC TGTTTCTTCCCGCAATACGTCGTTCCTTTCATGCGAACACCGCTCTTTGTCATTAACGCCGCCTTTGATTCCTGGCAG atcAAGAACGTTTTGGCTCCAACTGCTGTTGATAAGAGCAAAGAGTGGAAAAATTGTAAGCTTGATCTCAAGAAATGTAGTGCCGCTCAGCTCAAAACCGTCCAAG GGTTTAGAGACCAGATGATGCGTGCATTGTCACCGGTTCACAGCACACCATCGAGAGGATTGTTCTTGGACTCGTGTCACGCTCATTGCCAAGGCGGAAGTGCCGCTTCTTGGTCCGGTGTCAAAGGTCCCCAAGTCGCTAACACG AGAATTGCAAAAGCAGTAGGAAACTGGTTTTATGGTAGGAGTGCATTCCAGAAGATAGACTGTCCATCGCCGACTT ga